The Thermoplasmatales archaeon genome segment AGGGCTGAATGAAATGCAGGTATGCATTGCAAAAACACCATATAGCCTGTCAGATGATGCTTCTTTGCGCGGCAGGCCTAAAAACTTCAAGATAACGGTGAAGGAGGTCAGGCTCTCGGCGGGCGCGGGCTTCCTTGTGCCTGTTACCGGGAAAATTACAACGATGCCGGGCTTGCCATTGAAGCCATCCGCAGAGAATATAGATGTGGATGATAGGGGCAACATAATAGGGATTTAAAAATTTATTTATACTTCCTCCTATTAGATTAATAGACATGATTGATATAAGGAATAAGGCGGATGAGATTGGAGAAAGAATAATAAAAACAAATTTTGCTCAGCAGGTTATAGGAAAAATAAAAAACAACAAGATTTTTAGGATAATTTATAGAGAAATGGAAAGGATAATTGAAAAAAAGATGCTTGAGGAGATAAAAAAGGAAAATACGCCGAGACATATAGCAATAATAATGGATGGTAACAGGAGATATGCGATGAGGGAGGGATTACCACCGTATAAGGGGCATGAAATTGGCGAAGATAAGCTTAAAGAAGTGATAGAATGGTGCTATGAAATAGGAACAAAAATATTGACTGTTTTTGCATTTTCAACAGATAATTTTAAAAGATCAAAGGAAGAAGTGGAGCATTTAATGAAACTTTTTGAAGAAGATTTAAAGAAGTTATCTCAAGATGAAAAAATACACGAGAAAAGGGTAAGGATAAAAATTATTGGAAGTGTTGATTTGTTGCCAAAAGAGGTGAGGGAAGCTGCAATAGATATTATGAAAAAAACTGAAAATTATAACGAATATTATCTAAATATAGCAATTGGTTATGGTGGAAGGGAGGAAATTGTTGAAGCAATAAAGAGAATAGCAAAAGATATTGAAAATGGAAAAATTGAACCAGATAAAATAGATAAGGAAACAGTTTATTCCTACCTCTACACCTCTCATCTTCCTTTTCCAGACCCAGATTTGGTAATGCGCACATCTGGAGAGGAAAGAATATCAAATTTTTTGCTATGGCAGCTTGCTTATTCAGAATTATATTTTACAGATGTTTATTGGCCCGCTTTGAAAAAAACAGATTTTTTAAAAGCAATTCAGTCTTATCAGAGGAGGCAGAGAAGATATGGAAAATAAAATTCCTTTAATATTTTTTATATTTGCAATTATTGCATTTATATTTGCATTTATTGAAGGTGAGCTTAAAGCTGGATTATTTTTAATATTTCCATTTGTTTATGGAAATGGAATTTTCACCTTTATCGGAATAATTTTATTGTTTTTGTCTTTCCTCCTGTTTTTTATTTCCTCTCTTAAAAGAATTGAAGGAGAGGTTGAATATAAAGAAAGTAAAGGAGGAGTTATTTTAATAGGTCCTTTTCCAGTAATTATCTCAGATAATATAAAAAATGCATTATTTCTTTTAATATTTTCGTTGGTTGTTTTCATTGTTTTTGTTTTATTTTTCTTGGCTATTTAGAAAAATTATTTTATCCATATTATATTAATAGCATGAAAGTTCGCATTGATGGTAAAAATATTGGAATAGAAGATGTTTTTAATGTTGCAAGAAAAAGATATAAGGTTGAGATAGGTAAAGAAGCAAAGAGAAGGGTGGAAAAAGGAAGAAAAAATTTATTGAATATAATTTCAAAAGATAAAGCTGTTTATGGAATAAATACTGGCTTTGGAGAATTAGAAAATATAAAAATAAGTAAGGAAAAAATTAAGGAATTGCAAAAAAATTTGATAAGAAGTCATTCATGTGGGGTTGGAGAAGCCCTTGATGAAGAAATTGTAAGGGCAATAATTTTTTTGCGATTGGTCTCGCTTGCAAAGGGTTATTCAGGTGTAAGATATGAAATAGTTAAGAAGCTTGCTGAAATGCTAAATAAAAATTTTTATCCATATATTCCATCGCAGGGCTCTGTAGGGGCGAGTGGTGATTTGGTGCCATTGGCTCATCTTGGGCTGGCGATGATGGGTGAGGGATTTGCTTTTTTTAATGGAAAGATAGAAAGCACAGGCAATGTATTCAAAAAGTTAGGAATTAAAAAAATTGAGTTTGATGCTAAGGAAGGAATTGCTATGATAAATGGAACGCAGTTTATGGCTGGTATTGCTTGCTTAGCCCTGCATGATGCTGAGAATTTGTTAAAAAATGCCCAGATTGCAGGAGTAATGAGCTTGGAAGCTTTGAAAGGCACCGATCAAGCTTTTAGAGAGGAAATAAGCAAACTGCGCCCATATGAAGGACAGATGGCGGTTGCCAGAAATCTCTGGAAGCTTACAAGAGGAAGCGAAATAATTGCTTCTCATAAAAATTGTGAAAAAGTTCAGGATGCTTATACGCTAAGATGCATGCCCCAAGTATTTGGAGCTTTTCATGAATACTTGAACTTTCTGAAAAAAATTGTTGGGACAGAAATAAATTCTGTTACAGATAACCCTCTTATATTCGAAAATTTTGCATTATCGGGAGGAAATTTTCATGGCGATGCATTAGCAATCTCACTTGATTTACTCAATATTTTACTCACAAAAATGGGAAATTTTTCTGAAAGAAGAATATTTCGCCTTTTAGATGCAAAGCTATCTGGATTACCACCTTTTCTTATAAAAGAGCCGGGAATAAACTCAGGAATGATGCTATTGCAATATGTAGCTGCCTCTCTTGCAAGTGAAAACAAAAGCTTGGCTTATCCAGCAAGCGTTGATAACATTCCAACTTCAGCAAATCAGGAGGATTATCAATCAATGGGGAGCATAGGGGCAAGAAAATGCATGCAAATAATTAAAAACACAAGGAAAATAATAGCCATTGAATACATAGTTGCATCCCAGGCTTTGGATTTTTTCAAGCTCAAGGCATCTCCAGCAAGCATGAAGGCGAAAGAAATTGTGAGAAAATATGTTAAAGAGCTAAAAGAGGATAGAGCAATGTATGAGGATATAGAAAAAATTGAAAAAGCTGTTAATAGTGGGGAAATTGTAAGAGAAGTTGAAAAAATAGTTGGAAGGATGGAGTAAATATGCTTGTAAATGCTGATTTCCATATTCATTCCTCATTTTCTGGCGGGTCTTCGGAAAAAATTGATTTAAAAAATCTTGCAATTGGGGCTAAAAAGAAGGGATTGAATATTTTGGGCACCGGCGATTGCCTGCATGAAAAATGGCAGAAAGAAATAAAGAAATATTATTCAAAAGGGAAAATAGAGGTGGAAGGAATAAATTTTGTACTCACTTGCGAAGTAGAAGACAAAAACAGGGTTCATCATCTTTTGCTCTTTCCAGACTTTGACTCAGTTGAGCAATTCAAAGAAAGTGTAAAAAATTATATAAAGGATGAATTCAGCGGAAGGCCAAAAATTTTTGCTGGTGGAAATGAGCTTATTGAAATTTCCTTTGAAGCAAATGCTTTGGTTGGGCCGGCGCATGCCTTCACGCCCTATACTTCTCTATATGCTTATTTTAACTCAGTATTAGAATATTATGGAAAAAAACCATCTTTCGTTGAACTTGGGCTAAGTGCTGATTCAAACTATGCAGATAGAATAAAAGAATTAAATTCATTGCCTTTTTTAACAAATTCAGATGCTCATTCTTCCTCACCTCACCGCTTGGGAAGGGAATTTAATAGAATTGAAATAAATGAGTTCAGCTGGGATGAAATAAAAAATGCAATTGCTAAAGGAAAAATAGCTATAAATGCTGGTTACCCTCCTGAAAAAGGTAAATATAATCGCACCGCTTGTTGTTTTTGCTATAGAATTTATGAAAAAAATGAGGCAGAAAAGATGGGATGGAAGTGCAGGTGTGGCGGAAAAATAAAAAAAGGAGTAAAGGATAGAATTGATGAGCTTGCTGATTACGATGAGCCAGTTCATCCTGAAAATAGGGCGAGATATGTTCATCTTATACCTCTTGTAGAGATAATAGCATCCTCACTTCGCATAAGCCCCTATTCATCTCTTGCCATTAAAAGATGGGAAGAACTTTTGAGCTTTGGAAGCGAAATAAATTTGCTTCTGGATGCAAATTTAAGCGAATTAAGGAAAAAATCTCCTCAAGCAATTATTGATGCAATTGCCTCTTTTAGAGAAGGAAAAATAAAAATAATTCCTGGCGGCGGGGGGAAATATGGGGAGCTGATAATATGATATGTGGTATAGACGAGGCGGGGCGCGGGCCTGTTATAGGGCCGATGGTTGTTGCGGGTGTTTGGATTGAGGAAAGCGATGAAGAGAAGCTTTTAAGGGCAGGGGTTAAGGATTCGAAAAAACTCACGCCTGGAAGGAGGGAGGAAATTGCATCTTATATAAAAAATAATTTTGTTCATGAAATTGTGGTTATAGAAGCAAGTGATATAGATGATTTGAGGAAAACAATGACAATTAATGAGCTTGAGGCATATATTTTTGCAAGTGTTGCCAATAAAAATTTTGCAAGAATTTATTTTATAGATTCTGCAGGAAATGACAGCAAAGAATTTGGGGAAATGATAAAAAAGAATTTGAAATATGGTGAAGTTATTTGCGAGCATAAGGCAGATGAAAATTATGCGGTTGTAAGTGCCGCTTCAATAATTGCAAAGGTTGAGAGAGACAGGCAAATTAAGAAAATTTCTGAAGAACTTGAAAAAATAATTAATAAACCTCTTGGAAGCGGTTATCCAAGCGATGAAAAAACAATAGAGTTCATAAGAGAATGGTTTGAAAAGTTCAATGAATTTCCACCACATACAAGAAAAAGCTGGAAAACATTGGAAAGGATAAAGCAGAAAAGATTGTTTTAAATAGCAATAACTGAAAAATACTGCCTTTGTTTTACTATTTATGGAAAATGAAGTAATTTCGTGTATAAAAGGAAGGAGAAGCGTAAGGAATTATTCTAATAAGGATTTGCCGAAAGAAATAATAGAGGAAATTATAGATGCTGGAAGATATGCTCCCTCTGCAGAAAATAGGCAACCTTGGAGATTCATAGTTATTACAAATAAAGATTTTATAAAAAAACTTTCAGAAGAAGTGAAAAGGGAAATAGGGAATATAATTAAAAATAGGAGAAAATTGAGAAAAAGATATAAGGAGCTGGAAGATGAGACAACGATATTTTTTCTTTTCGCAATTACAAAATCAAAAACCTCAATATTTTTTGATGCAC includes the following:
- the uppS gene encoding di-trans,poly-cis-decaprenylcistransferase, with the translated sequence MERIIEKKMLEEIKKENTPRHIAIIMDGNRRYAMREGLPPYKGHEIGEDKLKEVIEWCYEIGTKILTVFAFSTDNFKRSKEEVEHLMKLFEEDLKKLSQDEKIHEKRVRIKIIGSVDLLPKEVREAAIDIMKKTENYNEYYLNIAIGYGGREEIVEAIKRIAKDIENGKIEPDKIDKETVYSYLYTSHLPFPDPDLVMRTSGEERISNFLLWQLAYSELYFTDVYWPALKKTDFLKAIQSYQRRQRRYGK
- a CDS encoding DUF131 domain-containing protein; amino-acid sequence: MENKIPLIFFIFAIIAFIFAFIEGELKAGLFLIFPFVYGNGIFTFIGIILLFLSFLLFFISSLKRIEGEVEYKESKGGVILIGPFPVIISDNIKNALFLLIFSLVVFIVFVLFFLAI
- the hutH gene encoding histidine ammonia-lyase, whose product is MKVRIDGKNIGIEDVFNVARKRYKVEIGKEAKRRVEKGRKNLLNIISKDKAVYGINTGFGELENIKISKEKIKELQKNLIRSHSCGVGEALDEEIVRAIIFLRLVSLAKGYSGVRYEIVKKLAEMLNKNFYPYIPSQGSVGASGDLVPLAHLGLAMMGEGFAFFNGKIESTGNVFKKLGIKKIEFDAKEGIAMINGTQFMAGIACLALHDAENLLKNAQIAGVMSLEALKGTDQAFREEISKLRPYEGQMAVARNLWKLTRGSEIIASHKNCEKVQDAYTLRCMPQVFGAFHEYLNFLKKIVGTEINSVTDNPLIFENFALSGGNFHGDALAISLDLLNILLTKMGNFSERRIFRLLDAKLSGLPPFLIKEPGINSGMMLLQYVAASLASENKSLAYPASVDNIPTSANQEDYQSMGSIGARKCMQIIKNTRKIIAIEYIVASQALDFFKLKASPASMKAKEIVRKYVKELKEDRAMYEDIEKIEKAVNSGEIVREVEKIVGRME
- a CDS encoding TIGR00375 family protein — encoded protein: MLVNADFHIHSSFSGGSSEKIDLKNLAIGAKKKGLNILGTGDCLHEKWQKEIKKYYSKGKIEVEGINFVLTCEVEDKNRVHHLLLFPDFDSVEQFKESVKNYIKDEFSGRPKIFAGGNELIEISFEANALVGPAHAFTPYTSLYAYFNSVLEYYGKKPSFVELGLSADSNYADRIKELNSLPFLTNSDAHSSSPHRLGREFNRIEINEFSWDEIKNAIAKGKIAINAGYPPEKGKYNRTACCFCYRIYEKNEAEKMGWKCRCGGKIKKGVKDRIDELADYDEPVHPENRARYVHLIPLVEIIASSLRISPYSSLAIKRWEELLSFGSEINLLLDANLSELRKKSPQAIIDAIASFREGKIKIIPGGGGKYGELII
- a CDS encoding ribonuclease HII yields the protein MICGIDEAGRGPVIGPMVVAGVWIEESDEEKLLRAGVKDSKKLTPGRREEIASYIKNNFVHEIVVIEASDIDDLRKTMTINELEAYIFASVANKNFARIYFIDSAGNDSKEFGEMIKKNLKYGEVICEHKADENYAVVSAASIIAKVERDRQIKKISEELEKIINKPLGSGYPSDEKTIEFIREWFEKFNEFPPHTRKSWKTLERIKQKRLF
- a CDS encoding nitroreductase family protein, producing MENEVISCIKGRRSVRNYSNKDLPKEIIEEIIDAGRYAPSAENRQPWRFIVITNKDFIKKLSEEVKREIGNIIKNRRKLRKRYKELEDETTIFFLFAITKSKTSIFFDAPVVVFIVTDDRIFNDESCACCAQNMMLYAWSVGIGSCWIGFAKFLEMNRDIMKKIGVPDGYHISACLTFGYPDKIPQTPLRNPMADIIKWID